The Bosea beijingensis genome contains the following window.
TGAAGGTCGCCGAACAGGATCGGGAACTTGTTCGCGCCGACATCGTCCATGTCGATCGCTTCCACGATCGGGCGGCCGAGCAGCGTGGTCGGCATGCCGGCCGAGATCGGATCGACCAGAATGAACCGGCCGTTGCCATCCTTCAGCATGCGGAGCGTGGCGAGCGTCTTGCGGTTCATCATCCACACGCCGCTCTGCGCGTAGACGCCCGGCAGCTCGTGATACAGGCCGATGATGGTCGAGGCCGGGTCGGTGCCGAGATTGGCAGCGGCGCCGGTCTTGATCTCCTTCAGGCCGGTCGCCGCCATGATGCCCTTCGGCTTGCCGACGCCATCACCGGACACGAAGGCAGAGGCTTCCGCCTTGCCGAAGGCTTCCGAATAATCGGCGATCAGCTCGCCGCGCAGGTCGTAGGAGTTGTCCTCCAGCAGCGCATTCGAGATATCGGTGAAAGTCGCAATCTCGTGCGGCGTGAGCGTGACCTGCTCGAAAGCCATGGTCGAGGCGGTGCGGTCTTCGGTCTCGCCGACCCAGACAGCCGTCGCGCCCGACACCTTGCGGGGATACTTGATCTCCTTGCCGCCGACGGTGACGACACGGGCATACTGGCGAACCGGGGACCACTCGACCAGCTTCTTGATGATCTCGCTGCCGAACTCGGTCGGCGCGAGATAGCCGGCCGAAGCGTCGCTCGCGACGGTCAAAGCCTTCAGTTCGTCGGCCTGCATACGGCGCTCGCCACGTCGAAGCATGGCATCGAAAGCCTTGGCCTCGATATTATCGTTCGCCTGATTGTCGTTCGAAGCCGGGAGGCGATTGGCCTTGGCTTCCAGCTTGTCGAGGCGGGCCTGAAGGGTATCGAACGCCTTCTGATCAATGCTCGGGGCGTCCTTGATCTCGGTATTCTCTGCGGTGCTCATTTCACTTTCCTGATGGGGTGCCGAGCCATCCGACACGGCCTTGATTGACTGGATTTGCGCTCCCGGATGGCAGGGAACGGAGACGATGCTGATTTCGTGCAGGTCGAGCTTGCTGATGGTCCGGCCGCCGCGAGCGCGGGCGACTGCCTTTTGACTGACGAAGCCGATGGACAGGCCAGACACGGCACCAGCCTGCACCAGCGCGCGAACTTCGCGGGCGCGGGCAACGTCATCGATCAGGAGACGGCCCTTCACGGTAAGGCCGGCGTCGGTTTCGGTGATGGATTCCCAAACGCCGATTGCCTGCGCCTGATCGTGCGCGAACAGCATGGGGAGCTTGGCGGGCGCGCCAAAGGCGCCCTTTTCGATCACGTCGCCGACGCGATCCGGGGAGCCGAATGGCCAAGCCGTGCCGGTGATGGTGCCAGCGTCATCAACCGCGAGCGCGGCCTTGATCTCAAGCCGCTCGCTCATTCGTTGTCCCAGACCTTTACGGCTGAGCCAGCGGTGTTTCGGACGACGACAAGGCGAAGCTCAGGGAAGCGCGGAAGACGCACGAACCTATCGAGGTCGGAAGGAAACTGCGCGAGCGCGCCAATAGTGGTCCACGGTGCGGCGGCGCTGACGCGCGCCTGCACCAGAACCTTCGCATTCGCATCGGCGGAATCGAGCTGAAGGATGGTTTCAGCAGCCGGCGCCCATGCCGAGCCGATGTGCTCGGCGGCCGTGATATTCAGGCGCTCAGACATCGGACACGTCCGCATAAGCGGCCTTAATTGCGGCGGCGAGGTTGCCCGTCGCGGCTGCGTGGTCGATCTCGTCAGGCTCGGCGTCGTCCTGGTCCTCGGGTTCGTCGCCGAAGTAGCGGGCGGTCAGGATGCCGATAGCAATCGGCAGGGTCTCGGCGATCGGACGGTTATCGACATAGGCCGAGATGAAAGCGCTCGCGACCTGCGGAGCCTCACCGCCACCGATCAGGCCGAGCCGGATGGTCTCTGCGATGTCGCGAAGATTGAACACGCGGGTCGTAAAACGCTGCATGATGGCGCCGATGCCGAAGCCAAGGATGCGCTCAAGTTCAATGGTCATGGGGTCAGTGAGGGCGAAGGTCTTTTCGCCGTCACCGAAATAGGCGACGTGCTTCACGCGGCTTCCTTGTCGGTGTTGGGGTTGTCGTTCGCGCCGGCAGCGGGGCCGGTCGTCGTGTAAGGATTGGCAAGCTCGTCGCCGCCTTCGATGGCCGGGAGGTTCATCGCGCCGCGAACCTCGTTCGGCGTCATGGCGCGCATCGCGACCAGCTTGCCGAAGATTTCCGCCCGGCCCGCCGCATCGGCGCGCTGAAGGTCGTCAATGACGAACTCGAAATAGAGGTTGTCCTGCTCGTCCTCGGTGAGCAGCACGGTCGCGTAAGCGTCCTGCCAGCGGTCCAGCCACGGCCGTAGGCAAAGCTGAAGGAAGCTGGCGGCCATCTGCTCCGCGTTGCTCCACGTCGCCCGGCTCAGTTCGAACAGCATGGAAGGCGGGACGCCGAAGATGCGGGCGATCTCGCGAACCTGCTCAAGGCGATGCTCAAGGAACTGGGCATCGGTCGAGGTCATTGCGGGCTGGTCGAACTTCCAACCGGAATCCAGAATGAGGGGATCGCTGCTGCTGCCGCTGAGCCATTCCCGGAACGACCTGCGGATACTGGCGAGAGTCGTGGCGCCCTGTTCGCCGCCCATCTTCGCGTCGTTCGTGATGACGGCGGCCGGGCGGGCGCCGGAGCCGAAGAACTGCGCGGCATGGCGCTCCAACAGCATGGAAACGCCGATGGCTTCCTTGCCGAGCTGCACCGGGGACGTGTCGCCGAAGGCCGGGACATAGAGCACGTCCTGATAAGACAAGCGGCGCTGCACGCGGTTCTTGTCGGTGACGATGTAATAGGGCTCGCCGTCATCCTCGAAACGGCGCTGGACCGTGCCGGGCTGTAGGCGGTTGATCTCGTAGGCGCGCCCGTCGCTGGTGCGGACGACATGGGCATAGCCGGCGCCATGAAGCAGGGCGTCGGTCGTAAGCAGGGTGCGGAGATGGCCGGCGCTGGTCCAGCCGTTGACGCGGTTATGGGCCAGCCGGTTGCCGGCGTGATCCTTCGCAGCCTCCTTGCTGCCGTCAGCGTCGCGATAGAGCTTGCAAGGAAGAGAGCCGACCGTTTCGGCAATCAAGCGCACAGCCTGAAGAACGGCAGGAACGCGAAGC
Protein-coding sequences here:
- a CDS encoding phage portal protein; this translates as MRLIAETVGSLPCKLYRDADGSKEAAKDHAGNRLAHNRVNGWTSAGHLRTLLTTDALLHGAGYAHVVRTSDGRAYEINRLQPGTVQRRFEDDGEPYYIVTDKNRVQRRLSYQDVLYVPAFGDTSPVQLGKEAIGVSMLLERHAAQFFGSGARPAAVITNDAKMGGEQGATTLASIRRSFREWLSGSSSDPLILDSGWKFDQPAMTSTDAQFLEHRLEQVREIARIFGVPPSMLFELSRATWSNAEQMAASFLQLCLRPWLDRWQDAYATVLLTEDEQDNLYFEFVIDDLQRADAAGRAEIFGKLVAMRAMTPNEVRGAMNLPAIEGGDELANPYTTTGPAAGANDNPNTDKEAA
- a CDS encoding phage major capsid protein gives rise to the protein MSERLEIKAALAVDDAGTITGTAWPFGSPDRVGDVIEKGAFGAPAKLPMLFAHDQAQAIGVWESITETDAGLTVKGRLLIDDVARAREVRALVQAGAVSGLSIGFVSQKAVARARGGRTISKLDLHEISIVSVPCHPGAQIQSIKAVSDGSAPHQESEMSTAENTEIKDAPSIDQKAFDTLQARLDKLEAKANRLPASNDNQANDNIEAKAFDAMLRRGERRMQADELKALTVASDASAGYLAPTEFGSEIIKKLVEWSPVRQYARVVTVGGKEIKYPRKVSGATAVWVGETEDRTASTMAFEQVTLTPHEIATFTDISNALLEDNSYDLRGELIADYSEAFGKAEASAFVSGDGVGKPKGIMAATGLKEIKTGAAANLGTDPASTIIGLYHELPGVYAQSGVWMMNRKTLATLRMLKDGNGRFILVDPISAGMPTTLLGRPIVEAIDMDDVGANKFPILFGDLQGYRIVNRLDLSVMPDPYTLATKGQVRFHARARVGADVTHPDRFVKLKVAA
- a CDS encoding gene transfer agent family protein; this translates as MKHVAYFGDGEKTFALTDPMTIELERILGFGIGAIMQRFTTRVFNLRDIAETIRLGLIGGGEAPQVASAFISAYVDNRPIAETLPIAIGILTARYFGDEPEDQDDAEPDEIDHAAATGNLAAAIKAAYADVSDV